In Pantoea cypripedii, the following proteins share a genomic window:
- the lptM gene encoding LPS translocon maturation chaperone LptM, with translation MRQLISQLGMVLALVSLSGCGLKGPLYFPPKDQPQKTNTQVTEQQQKAASAADVGGLVTQKSGMQAN, from the coding sequence ATGAGACAATTGATAAGTCAGCTGGGTATGGTGCTGGCACTGGTCAGCCTGTCAGGCTGTGGCCTGAAAGGACCGCTGTATTTCCCGCCCAAAGATCAGCCGCAAAAGACCAACACACAGGTGACTGAGCAGCAGCAGAAAGCGGCTTCAGCTGCGGATGTGGGTGGTTTGGTCACCCAAAAATCAGGTATGCAGGCGAACTAA
- the dapF gene encoding diaminopimelate epimerase has product MQFSKMHGLGNDFMVVDAVTQNVFFSPELIRRLADRHLGIGFDQLLIVEPPYDPDLDFHYRIFNADGSEVAQCGNGARCFARFVRLKGLTNKSDIRVSTQTGRMVLSVTNDELVRVNMGEPNFDPQQVPFRANKAENLYLLRVADQTVMFGAVSMGNPHCVIQVESVKTAPVETLGPILESHERFPERVNVGFMEVVNREHIRLRVYERGAGETQACGSGACAAVACGIQQGILAEKVRVDLPGGTLHIAWKGAGQPLFMTGPATHVYDGFIHL; this is encoded by the coding sequence ATGCAGTTCTCGAAAATGCACGGTCTCGGCAACGATTTCATGGTTGTGGACGCCGTGACGCAAAACGTCTTTTTTTCGCCGGAGCTGATTCGCCGTCTGGCGGATCGCCACCTGGGGATCGGTTTCGATCAACTGCTGATCGTCGAGCCACCCTACGATCCGGACCTCGATTTCCACTATCGTATTTTCAACGCCGACGGCAGTGAAGTAGCGCAGTGCGGCAACGGCGCGCGCTGCTTTGCTCGTTTTGTCCGGCTGAAAGGTTTGACCAACAAAAGCGACATTCGCGTCAGTACGCAAACCGGGCGCATGGTGTTGAGCGTCACCAATGATGAACTGGTGCGCGTTAACATGGGTGAACCCAACTTCGACCCGCAGCAAGTGCCTTTCCGGGCCAACAAAGCCGAGAACCTGTATCTGCTGCGCGTGGCGGATCAGACGGTGATGTTTGGTGCTGTTTCGATGGGTAACCCGCACTGCGTGATCCAGGTCGAGAGCGTGAAAACCGCGCCAGTGGAAACGCTGGGTCCGATTCTGGAAAGCCATGAGCGTTTCCCGGAACGCGTCAACGTCGGCTTTATGGAAGTGGTCAATCGGGAACACATTCGTCTGCGCGTTTATGAACGCGGCGCGGGTGAAACTCAGGCATGCGGCAGTGGCGCTTGTGCTGCTGTCGCCTGCGGTATTCAGCAGGGCATTCTGGCGGAAAAAGTCCGTGTCGATCTGCCTGGTGGAACGCTGCATATTGCCTGGAAAGGGGCCGGTCAACCGCTGTTTATGACCGGGCCAGCCACACACGTCTACGATGGGTTTATTCATCTATGA
- a CDS encoding DUF484 domain-containing protein, whose amino-acid sequence MKNVEEQTDSAVLLDDQAVSTYLRQNPDFFIRNARQVEQMMVPHPVRGSVSLVEWHMARQRNHIQQLEEEITLLMEQATANHQLFDRLLSLQGHLATADSLQDMLTRLHRWARELGLAGANVRLFSDKWHIGAPSDFTQLGLSRQAFEPLRIQRFGDEQHYLGHLNGPELLLLLPQAKAIGSVAMSLMGDRGELGVLIFSSRDNQHYQAGMGTLLLQHLALMLPELLSRWVERA is encoded by the coding sequence ATGAAAAATGTCGAAGAGCAGACCGACAGCGCGGTGCTGCTGGACGATCAGGCGGTCAGCACGTATCTGCGTCAGAACCCCGATTTCTTTATTCGCAATGCGCGGCAGGTCGAACAGATGATGGTGCCGCATCCGGTACGCGGCAGCGTGTCGCTGGTCGAGTGGCATATGGCGCGGCAACGCAACCATATTCAGCAGCTGGAAGAGGAGATCACCCTGTTGATGGAACAGGCAACCGCCAACCATCAGCTGTTTGATCGCCTGCTGTCGTTGCAGGGCCATCTGGCCACTGCCGATAGTTTGCAGGATATGCTGACTCGTCTGCATCGCTGGGCGCGTGAGCTGGGTCTGGCGGGTGCCAATGTGCGGCTGTTCAGCGATAAATGGCACATTGGCGCGCCGTCCGATTTCACCCAACTGGGTCTGTCACGCCAGGCGTTTGAACCGTTACGGATTCAGCGCTTCGGTGACGAGCAGCATTATCTCGGCCACCTGAATGGCCCGGAACTGTTGCTGCTGTTGCCGCAGGCGAAAGCTATCGGCTCGGTAGCGATGTCGCTGATGGGCGATCGCGGTGAGCTGGGCGTATTAATCTTTAGCAGCCGTGACAACCAGCATTATCAGGCCGGGATGGGAACGCTGCTGCTGCAACATCTGGCGCTGATGCTGCCGGAATTGCTGTCACGCTGGGTAGAGCGTGCATGA